The genomic interval CTGTTGAATGAGACGGCCTGCTCGAATGAGCGGACTGAGGCGGGGGCGTCGCCGTCGGAGGTGGTGAGCATGAGCGAGGCGCCACGACCGACCGCGAGCGTGCTCAGGCCCGCCTGGGCGAGGGCGTCCGCCAGGGCCCCGGGCTGGGCGCCGTAGCCGGCCTGTTGCGAGGCGGCGACGGCGTCGTTCCAGTCGGTGGGCCAGCCGCAGTCGGTCCCGTCGGAGGAGGGCAGGGCTCGCGTGCGGGCGCCCGCGGACAACGACAGCCAGGCGTCGGCCGGGCAGGTGGTGGCGGAGGCGGTGCGCTGAACGAGGTTGGCGGGCGTGGCCGCCCAGGTCAGGCTCAGGAGGGTTTCGGTGACATCCTGCGGATCCGGGGTGGGGCCGCCGTCGAGCGGGGCGGTGTGCTCGGCGATGAGATCGCCCCAGGTCAGGCCGGTTGTGGCAATGAGGATGACGGGGGCGGGCTTCGTGCCCGTGGTCGAGGCCCCGGAGGGGGCGCTCGGCGCGGCCAGGGCGGGGGCGGAGCCCGCCAGGGCGGGGGTGGCGACCGCCAGGACCGCGCCCAGCACCGTCAGCAGGAGGAGCGCGCACGTGCGTGCCAGACGCTGGTGGCGGCGGACCTGCGGACTCATGCGGCCACCTTACGGTTGTCATCGTCGTGAGCAACCCTCCTGGCAGATGATTCCGGCCTCTCATCAGGCAGGCACATCCACCACGGCCCACGCCCGGTCGATAACCTCAGCCCATGACGGCCCCCACCACCCCCCAGCGCTGGTCCTTCCTCGGCCCGGCCGGCACCTTCACCGAGATGGCCCTGCGCCAGGTCGCCCCGCCCGACGTCGAGCTCGACTCCTGCCAGGACGTGCCCACCGCCCTCGACCGGGTGCGTGAGCGCCAGTCGGACGCCGCCGTCGTCCCCATCGAGAACTCCATCGAGGGCGGGGTCAACGCCACCCTCGACAATCTCGTCTCCGGTGCCCCGCTCACCATCGCCGCGGAGGTGGCCGTGCCCATCACCTTCGTCCTGGCCGGGCGCGAGGGCACCCGCCTGGAGGACGTGCGCGCCATCTCCACCCACCCCCACGCCTGGGCGCAGTGCCGGGGCTGGGTCCACCGCAACCTGCCCGATGCCGTCTACGTCGCCGGGACCTCCACCTCCGCACCGGCCAAGGCCCTGGCGGGCAGTGAGGATCCCGGCTCGCTCGGCTACGAGGCCGTCCTGTGCAACCCGCTGGCCGCCGAGCAGTACGGGCTCGCGGTCATCGCCGGGGGCGTGGCGGACAACGCCGGCGCCATCACCCGCTTCGTCAAGGTCACCCGCCCCGGGCGTATCGGGGAGCCCACGGGGGCGGACAAGACGACCCTCCAGGTCCAGCTCCCGCACGACCGATCCGGTGCCCTGCTCGGCATGCTCGAGCAGTTCAGTGCCCGCGGCGTCAACCTCTCGCGCATTGAGTCGCGGCCCGTGGGCGACTCCCTGGGCCGCTACCGCTTCTCCATCGACATTGAGGGGCACGTGCGCGAGGAGCGCGTGCAGGCGGCCCTCATCGGCCTGCACCGCACCTGCCCGCAGGTGCGCTTCCTCGGCTCCTACCCGCGCCTGGACGCCCGCCCCGTCGTCGTGCCCGCGGGCACGAGCGACAAGGACTTCATCGTCGCGCGCGCCTGGGTCAAGGACGTCCTCGACGGCCGAACCCTCTGAGCCGGTCTCAGCGGCCGGCGCCAGGACAACGTAGGCGGCCAAGAACGACGTCATTCTCGTAGGACAACCTGGTGGAGTCACGCAGGTTGTCCATCGGCGCGCACGTTGTTCTGGTGCGCGCGGGGTGTCCTGCGACGGGTGCGTGGTGGGTGGCCGGTCGGTGACGCGCGGGCCTGACGTACGGGCGCGGGTGGGCTTGCGCCAGACGGGCAGATCAGTTTCGAGGCGTTGCGCTCTCCTTGCGGGCGCGGGGGTGGGCGTGGTGGCGACGTCGGCCTCGAGCTCGCTATGAGTGCCTGGACCGGGGTACCGGGTGGGGCTTGCACGCTCATGTGACTGGTGTGATTCGGCCGATTCAGACTTTTCGTTGGTATTCCGCGGATCGCGCCCTTCGGGCCGAAACGGCCTCTGAGGCTCCCATGTGCAGGGGCGTTGCTCATGCACATGGGAGCCGAAGGACTCCAGAGCGTCGATCCCGAAAACCGCAGAATTCCGCGGATTCTGACGGAGACCGAAAAGCGTGAGCGTGCATGAGCGTGCACCCCGACAGCACAGGCCCCCCGCGGGAGCCGCCTCAGTCGAGCCACCGGCCCCCAACTCCTCGGTTGGGGGCGGCGTCGGCCCGGGTCAGTGGGCGCCCTCGGGCAGGCTCACGCGCACCGCCGCCGGCTGGAGCCGTACCCGCAGGCTGCGCGTGGGAGGCAGGAGGTCGCCG from Actinomyces respiraculi carries:
- the pheA gene encoding prephenate dehydratase; this encodes MTAPTTPQRWSFLGPAGTFTEMALRQVAPPDVELDSCQDVPTALDRVRERQSDAAVVPIENSIEGGVNATLDNLVSGAPLTIAAEVAVPITFVLAGREGTRLEDVRAISTHPHAWAQCRGWVHRNLPDAVYVAGTSTSAPAKALAGSEDPGSLGYEAVLCNPLAAEQYGLAVIAGGVADNAGAITRFVKVTRPGRIGEPTGADKTTLQVQLPHDRSGALLGMLEQFSARGVNLSRIESRPVGDSLGRYRFSIDIEGHVREERVQAALIGLHRTCPQVRFLGSYPRLDARPVVVPAGTSDKDFIVARAWVKDVLDGRTL